A single window of Cheilinus undulatus linkage group 12, ASM1832078v1, whole genome shotgun sequence DNA harbors:
- the LOC121519103 gene encoding terminal nucleotidyltransferase 5C-like: MTELQTEKRIHNLTLEQVQALDKVLTEVIPIHGRGNFPTLQVRAKDIIRVVKERLIERDIQVKDIRLNGATASHVLVRDNGLGCRDLDIIFGVELPRQEDLQVIKEVVLGSLRDLLPCGVNRRKITCLTMKEAYVQKMVKVFNEHDRWSLISLSNNRSKTVGLRFVSSLRRQFEFSVDSFQIILDRMLESYWETERRQEDFTITVEAECMYGDFQQALDHLRHRLIATHSPEEIRGGGLLKYSDLLVRNFRPASETEIKSLERYMCSRFFIDFPDVSEQQRKIEAYLQCHFIGNEEASKYDYLMTLRRVIDESTVCLMGHERRQTLNMITVLALRVLGEQNAIPNTANVTCFYQPAPYVTEPIYSSYFITQAQPPLVYHPYPPLHVHMQTGLV, encoded by the exons ATGACAGAGCTTCAAACAGAGAAGAGGATCCACAACTTGACCCTCGAGCAAGTCCAAGCCCTGGATAAGGTCCTGACTGAAGTGATCCCCATCCATGGCAGGGGAAATTTCCCAACTCTGCAGGTGAGAGCCAAAGACATCATCCGTGTGGTGAAGGAACGTCTGATCGAAAGAGACATCCAGGTCAAAGACATACGACTCAACGGCGCAACTGCCAGCCATGTCCTGGTGAGGGATAACGGCCTTGGCTGCAGAGACTTGGACATCATTTTTGGAGTGGAGCTGCCCCGGCAGGAGGACCTCCAGGTGATTAAAGAGGTAGTTCTGGGAAGTCTGCGAGATCTCCTCCCTTGTGGAGTGAACAGACGAAAGATCACTTGCCTGACGATGAAGGAGGCATACGTGCAAAAGATGGTGAAAGTCTTCAATGAGCATGACAGGTGGAGCCTGATCTCACTTTCTAACAACAGGTCGAAAACCGTGGGGCTCAGGTTTGTCAGTTCCCTTCGAAGGCAGTTTGAGTTCAGTGTGGATTCCTTTCAGATAATATTAGACAGAATGCTGGAGTCTTACTGGGAGACTGAAAGGAGACAGG AGGACTTTACCATCACTGTTGAAGCAGAGTGCATGTATGGAGACTTCCAGCAGGCCTTGGACCACCTTCGCCATCGCCTCATTGCCACTCACAGCCCAGAGGAGATAAGGGGAGGGGGTTTACTGAAATACAGCGACCTGCTGGTGAGGAACTTCCGACCTGCTAGCGAGACAGAGATCAAGTCCTTGGAGCGATACATGTGCTCACGTTTCTTCATCGACTTTCCCGATGTAAGTGAGCAGCAACGTAAGATCGAGGCTTACCTGCAGTGTCATTTCATCGGCAACGAGGAGGCAAGCAAGTATGACTACCTTATGACCCTGCGGCGCGTGATAGACGAGAGCACTGTGTGTTTGATGGGACATGAGAGGCGGCAGACGCTCAACATGATCACAGTTCTCGCTCTGAGGGTGCTGGGCGAGCAGAACGCCATCCCCAACACGGCCAACGTCACCTGTTTCTACCAGCCAGCGCCATACGTGACAGAGCCCATTTACAGCAGCTACTTCATCACCCAGGCCCAGCCCCCGCTCGTCTACCACCCCTACCCCCCTTTACACGTCCACATGCAGACTGGCCTAGTGTAG
- the LOC121519157 gene encoding charged multivesicular body protein 1b-1, producing the protein MPSMENHLFNLKFAAKELNRNAAKCDKLEKVEKGKVKKAIQKGNMEVARIHAENAIRQKNQSVNFLRMSARVDAVAARVQTAVTMNQVSKSMAGVVKGMDKVLCSMNLEKISALMDKFEHQFETLDVQTSQMEDTMSSTTTLTTPQNQVDSLMHEMADEAGLDLNMELPQGQTGSVGTSVASAEQDELSQRLARLRDQM; encoded by the exons ATGCCGTCAATGGAAA ACCATCTCTTCAATCTGAAGTTTGCCGCCAAAGAGCTTAACAGAAATGCTGCAAAATGCGACAAATTGGAAAAAGTAGAGAAGGGTAAAGTTAAAAAG GCCATCCAGAAGGGGAATATGGAAGTAGCAAGAATCCATGCAGAGAATGCCATCAGACAGAAGAACCAGTCTGTGAACTTCTTAAGGATGAGCGCTCGGGTTGATGCAGTGGCAGCAAGGGTCCAAACTGCAGTTACAATGAACCAG GTGTCAAAATCTATGGCTGGAGTGGTGAAAGGAATGGACAAAGTCCTTTGTTCCATGAATCTGGAAAAG ATTTCAGCTCTCATGGACAAATTTGAGCACCAGTTTGAAACCCTTGACGTTCAGACATCCCAGATGGAAGACACCATGAGCAGCACTACAACACTCACAACACCACAG AACCAGGTGGACTCTCTGATGCATGAAATGGCTGACGAAGCAGG ACTGGACCTGAACATGGAGCTTCCTCAGGGACAGACTGGATCAGTGGGTACCAGCGTGGCCTCTGCAGAACAG GATGAACTGTCCCAAAGACTCGCCAGACTCAGAGATCAAATGTAA